Proteins encoded together in one Buchnera aphidicola (Cinara piceae) window:
- the minE gene encoding cell division topological specificity factor MinE: MILDLFLSKRKYTANLAKKRLQIIIKQSKKNLKEPDYFPQLKNDLLLVIAKYIKIKSNQVSIQIEKNNKNIFILEVNIPNTK, encoded by the coding sequence ATGATATTAGATTTATTTTTATCAAAAAGAAAGTATACAGCTAATTTAGCTAAAAAAAGACTTCAGATAATAATTAAGCAATCAAAAAAGAATTTAAAAGAACCAGATTATTTTCCGCAATTAAAAAATGATTTATTATTAGTAATTGCGAAGTATATAAAAATTAAATCAAATCAAGTATCAATTCAAATAGAAAAAAATAATAAAAATATATTTATATTAGAAGTCAATATTCCAAATACAAAATAA
- the minD gene encoding septum site-determining protein MinD yields the protein MSRIITITSGKGGVGKTTSSASIATGLALQGKKTVVIDFDIGLRNLDLIMGCERRVVYDFINVIKEEASINQALIRDRRIKNLFLLPASQTRDKDSLTKSGVERILQILLGMNFDFIICDSPAGIESGAILSLYFADEAIIVTNPEISSIRDADRILGIISSKSKRAETSSSPVKEYLLLTRYNPQKVMQGDMLSMEDVLDILQIPLIGLIPEDLAVLKSSNQGLSVILDKVSIAGQAYSDTVQRLLGINKPLRFFLEKKKSFLQWLFRR from the coding sequence ATGTCAAGGATTATTACTATTACTTCCGGTAAAGGTGGTGTTGGTAAAACTACTTCAAGTGCATCTATTGCCACTGGTTTAGCTTTACAAGGGAAAAAAACTGTAGTTATTGATTTTGATATAGGGCTAAGAAATCTAGATTTAATTATGGGTTGTGAGCGTCGCGTAGTATATGATTTTATTAATGTGATTAAAGAAGAAGCTTCAATTAATCAAGCTCTAATAAGAGATAGACGGATAAAAAATTTATTTTTACTCCCCGCTTCTCAAACTAGAGATAAAGACTCTTTAACTAAATCTGGAGTTGAACGTATTTTACAAATTCTTTTAGGAATGAATTTTGATTTTATTATTTGTGATTCCCCGGCTGGTATTGAATCTGGTGCTATTCTTTCGCTTTATTTTGCAGATGAAGCGATTATTGTTACTAATCCAGAAATTTCTTCTATACGTGATGCGGATCGAATTCTAGGTATTATATCTTCTAAATCTAAACGAGCAGAAACGAGCAGTTCACCAGTGAAGGAGTATTTATTATTAACAAGATATAACCCGCAAAAGGTAATGCAAGGTGATATGTTAAGCATGGAAGATGTTTTAGATATACTTCAAATTCCTTTAATTGGATTGATTCCTGAAGATTTGGCTGTATTAAAATCTTCTAATCAAGGATTATCTGTCATATTAGATAAAGTATCTATTGCCGGACAAGCATATTCAGATACAGTTCAACGTTTATTAGGTATAAATAAACCATTACGATTTTTTTTAGAGAAAAAAAAAAGTTTTTTACAATGGTTATTCAGGAGATAA
- the minC gene encoding septum site-determining protein MinC, with translation MKHQLVTFQKNDFTILVIHLKNIKFIYFKKFLLEKIQESPSFFKNIPIVLNIEKLSYTFDWINIKNFILSIGLFLIGITGCKNKNIEKMILKSGFLILSTQKKLKSKICTNQNFVNIEKEKSINTSFYNLNDQKNYVFNQLIRSGQRVYLPNTDLIITNNVSAGAELISDGHVHIYGMMRGRVLAGASGDITRKIFCTHLFAELISIAGEYLTIEQIPLKYLGKSVEISLINHILCIKNLI, from the coding sequence ATGAAACATCAATTAGTTACTTTTCAAAAGAATGATTTTACTATCTTAGTAATTCATTTAAAAAATATAAAATTTATTTATTTTAAAAAATTTTTACTTGAAAAAATTCAAGAATCTCCTTCTTTTTTTAAAAATATACCTATTGTATTAAATATAGAAAAGTTATCATATACATTTGATTGGATAAATATTAAAAATTTTATTTTATCTATTGGTTTATTTTTAATTGGTATTACAGGTTGTAAAAATAAAAATATAGAAAAAATGATTTTGAAATCTGGTTTTTTGATTTTATCTACACAAAAAAAATTGAAATCAAAAATTTGTACTAATCAAAATTTTGTTAATATTGAAAAAGAAAAATCTATAAATACCTCTTTTTATAATCTTAACGATCAGAAAAATTATGTTTTTAATCAATTAATACGATCTGGACAGAGAGTGTATTTACCTAATACTGATTTAATAATCACAAATAATGTTAGCGCGGGAGCTGAATTAATTTCAGATGGTCATGTTCATATATATGGCATGATGAGAGGAAGAGTATTAGCGGGAGCTAGTGGTGATATTACTAGAAAAATTTTTTGTACACACTTATTTGCAGAATTAATATCTATCGCTGGAGAATATTTAACAATTGAACAAATACCATTAAAATATTTAGGAAAAAGTGTTGAAATTAGTTTAATTAATCATATTTTATGTATTAAAAATTTAATTTAA
- the rsmC gene encoding 16S rRNA (guanine(1207)-N(2))-methyltransferase RsmC, whose product MNHMCSQLLHSSKEYQLLIKNIQLFKNKSTILSGIIPYQLCYTKLFKKFIIYLQYYNLYKIKSKKINKNIIFNNFYYPNILDKYQQLIYFWGKNKKEVKFQLTCLLSFISYHCHIYIVGKNKSGINGINNIFDNYLIFKKIDYARNCSLYKGYIIKKPKFLLKAFVNTYKWNKLIINSLPGVFGYKKIDEGTKLLISTFKSNIKGKVLDIGSGTGILGIALAKKNPKIDLTLIDNYDAAIWCSKNNLINNHIKGKVFFSNIYSKIKKKYNLIISNPPLHNNLDINLSIVKEIIKKAKNYLIKNGELRIIIQSFISLDVLLKKKYLNYKIILKKNNYIVLTFTL is encoded by the coding sequence ATGAATCATATGTGTTCTCAACTATTACACTCATCTAAAGAATATCAACTATTAATAAAAAACATTCAATTATTTAAAAATAAATCTACAATTTTATCCGGGATAATCCCATATCAATTATGTTATACAAAACTTTTTAAAAAATTTATTATATATCTTCAATATTATAATTTGTATAAAATAAAATCTAAAAAAATTAATAAAAATATAATTTTCAATAATTTTTATTATCCAAATATATTAGATAAATATCAACAACTAATTTATTTTTGGGGAAAAAATAAAAAAGAAGTTAAATTTCAATTAACATGTTTATTATCATTTATTTCATATCATTGTCATATTTATATAGTAGGTAAAAATAAAAGCGGAATTAATGGAATTAATAATATTTTTGATAATTATTTAATATTTAAAAAAATAGATTATGCACGTAATTGTTCTTTATATAAAGGATATATAATAAAAAAACCAAAATTTTTGTTGAAAGCATTTGTTAATACATATAAATGGAATAAATTAATTATTAATAGTTTACCAGGAGTATTTGGATATAAAAAAATAGATGAAGGTACTAAATTATTAATATCAACATTTAAAAGTAATATTAAAGGAAAAGTATTAGATATAGGGTCAGGAACAGGAATATTAGGTATCGCTTTAGCAAAAAAAAACCCTAAAATAGATTTAACTTTAATAGATAATTATGATGCAGCAATTTGGTGCAGTAAAAATAATTTAATCAATAATCATATTAAAGGAAAAGTATTTTTTAGTAATATTTATTCTAAAATAAAAAAAAAATATAATTTGATTATATCTAATCCACCATTACATAATAATTTAGATATAAATTTAAGCATAGTAAAAGAAATAATAAAAAAAGCAAAAAACTATTTAATAAAAAATGGGGAATTAAGAATTATTATACAATCTTTTATATCATTAGATGTACTTTTAAAAAAAAAATATTTAAATTATAAAATAATATTAAAAAAAAATAATTATATAGTATTAACATTTACATTATAA
- the murJ gene encoding murein biosynthesis integral membrane protein MurJ — protein MNLLKSLASMSLVTASGRFLCFVRDFLIAYKFGASLETDVFFSIFKIPNVLRRIFTEGVVSQAFIPVLSEYKINHKNSVIKDFISCIFGLLIILLTIIIFISMIFPNIIVIIMSPGFLKNTYKLGLAVKLFKIVFPYIIFASLSSFFSSILYIYDIFLIPLFSPIILNICIILFTLFSIYFKDFFLYSQILFLGWGVLFGGVLQTIYQLPFLSIKKILVLPTINFYNIGLKKVLSRLMPALLGVSIGQISLIINSIVASLFKSGSISWLYYADRLTELPVGILGSSISTLIFPKLIKYHTLKNTKNYSKLLDWSLRISLLLSLPCTSFLIFLSKPFIISLFQYGNFTNSDTLITQKILLCYALGIIALIMVKVLSTAFYAIKDVIIPMQISFLTLLITQILNLFFVFFLNQSSLALSGSVSAWINAILLFFILYKKKIFFPQPGWYVFFKKILLSTVIMSVFLFFLSYFISTWCVGNIFIRILRIFSVCIFGGFIYIISLWFNNVDIKQFYYEDKNI, from the coding sequence ATGAATCTTTTGAAATCTTTAGCATCAATGAGTCTAGTTACTGCTAGTGGTCGTTTTTTATGTTTTGTACGAGATTTTTTAATTGCATATAAATTTGGCGCATCTCTTGAAACGGATGTATTTTTTTCAATTTTCAAGATACCAAACGTATTACGTAGAATTTTTACAGAAGGTGTTGTTTCTCAAGCTTTTATACCAGTATTATCGGAATATAAAATAAATCATAAAAATTCCGTAATAAAAGATTTTATTTCCTGTATATTTGGTTTATTAATAATTTTATTAACAATAATAATTTTTATTAGCATGATTTTTCCTAATATTATTGTAATAATAATGTCTCCAGGTTTTTTAAAAAATACATATAAGTTAGGTTTAGCAGTTAAACTTTTTAAAATTGTTTTTCCATATATTATTTTTGCATCTTTATCTTCTTTTTTTTCATCTATTTTATATATATATGATATTTTTTTAATTCCTTTATTTTCACCGATTATATTAAATATTTGTATAATTTTATTTACTTTGTTTAGTATTTATTTTAAAGATTTTTTTTTATATTCACAAATTTTATTTTTAGGATGGGGAGTACTATTTGGTGGGGTTTTACAAACAATTTATCAATTACCGTTTTTAAGTATAAAAAAAATATTAGTATTACCTACTATTAATTTCTATAATATTGGTTTAAAAAAAGTATTAAGTAGACTTATGCCTGCTTTATTGGGAGTATCTATTGGTCAAATATCTTTAATTATTAATAGTATTGTTGCTTCTTTATTTAAATCAGGCTCAATATCATGGTTATATTATGCTGATAGACTTACTGAATTACCAGTTGGTATATTAGGTTCTTCAATTAGCACATTAATTTTTCCAAAATTAATTAAGTATCATACATTAAAAAATACTAAAAATTATTCTAAATTATTAGATTGGAGCTTACGTATTTCATTACTGTTATCTTTACCATGTACTTCTTTTTTAATTTTTTTATCAAAACCGTTTATTATTTCTTTATTTCAATATGGTAATTTTACAAACAGTGATACATTAATTACACAAAAAATTCTTTTATGCTATGCATTAGGTATTATTGCATTGATAATGGTAAAAGTTTTATCGACAGCTTTTTATGCAATTAAAGATGTTATTATACCTATGCAAATATCTTTTTTAACGTTATTAATTACACAAATATTAAATTTATTTTTTGTTTTTTTTTTAAATCAATCTAGTTTAGCTTTATCTGGGAGTGTATCAGCCTGGATTAATGCGATATTATTATTTTTTATTTTATATAAAAAAAAAATTTTCTTTCCTCAACCAGGGTGGTATGTTTTTTTTAAAAAAATATTATTATCGACTGTTATTATGTCGGTTTTTTTATTTTTTTTATCTTATTTTATATCTACTTGGTGTGTAGGAAATATATTTATTAGAATATTACGTATTTTTAGTGTTTGTATTTTTGGTGGATTTATTTATATAATATCATTATGGTTTAATAATGTAGATATAAAACAATTTTATTATGAAGATAAAAATATATAA
- a CDS encoding flagellar basal body L-ring protein FlgH, translated as MIKLFSSILKNILLITLIIFTISNNVFPYKKIINKKFFLQPIQIIKKKNKKKINNYSSWFTNYKNYKIGDHITIFFNEKNNIDNYIHKYIIKKSYNIYRLKLFFIKKINIYTRYINKTKKLLNKNNFSIQNNINLKLSVKVVSILKNKYLKILGEKKFFINNNIQKIRFYGVINPKKINLNNSIKSSEIYNFKIKYSHQNFKKNIFFYLKKIFFFKKIK; from the coding sequence ATGATAAAATTATTCTCTTCAATACTTAAAAATATTTTACTAATAACGCTAATCATTTTTACTATAAGTAATAATGTTTTTCCTTATAAAAAAATAATAAATAAAAAATTTTTTTTACAACCAATTCAAATAATTAAAAAAAAAAACAAAAAAAAAATAAATAATTATTCCTCATGGTTTACTAATTATAAAAATTATAAAATTGGAGATCATATCACTATATTTTTTAATGAAAAAAATAATATTGATAACTATATACACAAATATATAATTAAAAAATCATATAATATCTATCGTTTAAAATTATTTTTTATAAAAAAAATAAATATATATACTAGATACATAAATAAAACAAAAAAATTATTGAATAAAAACAATTTTTCTATACAAAATAATATAAATTTAAAATTATCAGTAAAAGTCGTATCAATATTAAAAAATAAATATTTAAAAATTTTAGGAGAAAAAAAATTTTTTATTAATAATAATATACAAAAAATCAGATTTTATGGAGTTATTAATCCAAAAAAAATTAATTTAAATAATTCAATTAAATCTTCTGAAATTTATAATTTTAAAATTAAATATTCACATCAAAATTTTAAAAAAAATATTTTTTTTTACTTAAAAAAAATATTTTTTTTTAAAAAAATTAAATAA
- a CDS encoding flagellar basal body P-ring protein FlgI, producing MKMISKFKYIIIILYILLTNQSYISAKKIYNLINIVGIQNTQLIGYGLVVGLNGTGDTTSQIPFTYQSLNNMLIKLGIYTKNAKNIQTKNVASVIVTAMISPLNYIGQKIDITVSSIGNASSLNGGTLLMTSLKGQDKKIYAVAQGNIVMNWKEKKIYFKKNNQYFFNRKKIIHGAILKKSTSIQLNRNNNGIIFLKLIKSNYYLLKNICNIINKYYYNIATVLDFNTIQLHIPKNKNLQKKILFHIFNINI from the coding sequence ATGAAAATGATATCAAAATTCAAATATATAATTATTATTCTTTATATTTTATTAACTAATCAATCTTACATATCTGCAAAAAAAATTTATAATTTAATAAATATTGTAGGAATTCAAAACACTCAACTAATAGGATATGGTTTAGTAGTTGGATTAAATGGCACAGGAGATACCACTTCTCAAATTCCTTTTACATATCAATCATTAAATAATATGTTAATAAAATTAGGAATTTATACTAAAAATGCAAAAAATATACAAACAAAAAATGTAGCTTCAGTTATAGTTACAGCAATGATATCACCATTAAATTATATTGGACAAAAAATTGATATTACAGTTTCTTCTATCGGAAATGCTAGCAGTTTAAATGGCGGCACTCTACTTATGACTTCGTTAAAAGGTCAAGATAAAAAAATATATGCTGTTGCTCAAGGTAATATAGTAATGAATTGGAAAGAAAAAAAAATATATTTTAAAAAAAATAATCAATATTTTTTTAATAGAAAAAAAATAATTCATGGAGCAATTTTAAAAAAATCTACATCTATTCAATTAAATAGAAATAATAATGGTATTATTTTTTTAAAATTAATAAAAAGTAATTATTATTTATTAAAAAATATTTGTAATATAATTAATAAATATTATTATAATATTGCAACTGTTCTTGATTTTAATACGATACAATTACATATACCAAAAAATAAAAATTTACAAAAAAAAATATTATTTCATATCTTTAATATAAATATATGA
- a CDS encoding S4 domain-containing protein, producing the protein MNNKDFLKKSIIVQKHMSGQRIDNFLFKNLKKLPKSMIYRSLRIGKIKINKKKTKPYYKIKTNDCITTYSIIINIKKKKFIYKNL; encoded by the coding sequence ATGAATAATAAAGATTTTTTAAAAAAATCAATTATAGTACAAAAACATATGTCAGGTCAAAGAATTGATAATTTTTTATTTAAAAATCTTAAAAAATTACCAAAAAGTATGATATATCGTAGTTTAAGAATAGGAAAAATAAAAATAAACAAAAAAAAAACAAAACCATATTATAAAATAAAAACAAATGATTGTATTACCACATACTCTATTATTATCAATATAAAAAAAAAAAAATTTATTTACAAAAATCTATAA
- a CDS encoding RluA family pseudouridine synthase → MYYHILYYYQYKKKKIYLQKSIINLFLKNILFEDKYLIIFNKPCGFAVHGGSGINYGVIEIFREIRKELIFLELVHRIDKDTSGILILAKKRSILKKMHDNLRTKKIYKEYLALLHGYWSKKNNIIDQPLLKRKNITQKKKVYIHKNGKPSKTKFQVKEYFNETTLTSIIPITGRTHQIRVHTSQFGHPIVFDKKYGNIKREKKYILKKNQRLLLHSYKISFIHPKKNKKIFIIAPLDEKFKNCLKYFSKK, encoded by the coding sequence TTGTATTACCACATACTCTATTATTATCAATATAAAAAAAAAAAAATTTATTTACAAAAATCTATAATCAATTTATTTTTAAAAAATATCTTATTTGAAGATAAATATTTAATTATTTTTAATAAACCATGTGGATTTGCAGTACATGGAGGTAGTGGAATTAATTATGGAGTAATAGAAATATTCAGAGAAATTCGCAAAGAATTAATATTTTTAGAACTTGTACATCGTATTGATAAAGATACTTCTGGTATACTAATACTTGCAAAAAAACGTTCAATTTTAAAAAAAATGCATGATAATTTACGTACAAAAAAAATATATAAAGAATATTTAGCATTATTACATGGTTATTGGTCTAAAAAAAATAATATCATTGACCAACCTTTATTAAAAAGAAAAAATATTACACAAAAAAAAAAAGTATATATTCATAAAAATGGAAAACCCTCTAAAACAAAATTTCAAGTAAAAGAATACTTTAATGAAACAACTTTAACATCAATCATACCAATTACTGGAAGAACTCATCAAATTCGAGTACATACTTCGCAATTTGGCCATCCTATCGTTTTTGATAAAAAATATGGAAATATTAAAAGGGAAAAAAAATATATTTTAAAAAAGAATCAAAGATTGCTATTGCATTCATATAAAATTTCTTTCATTCATCCAAAAAAAAATAAAAAAATTTTTATAATAGCTCCATTAGATGAAAAATTTAAAAATTGCTTGAAATATTTTTCAAAAAAATAA
- the rpmF gene encoding 50S ribosomal protein L32: MAVQKSKPSRSTRGMRRSHDHISENKLSIDKTSKEIHIRHHITKNGFYKGKKTFLFSKRAEKKID, encoded by the coding sequence ATGGCTGTACAAAAAAGTAAACCAAGTCGATCAACAAGAGGAATGAGACGATCGCATGATCATATATCAGAAAATAAATTATCTATAGATAAAACATCCAAAGAAATACACATCCGTCATCATATAACAAAAAATGGATTTTATAAAGGAAAAAAAACTTTTTTATTCTCTAAAAGAGCTGAAAAAAAAATAGATTAG
- a CDS encoding ACP S-malonyltransferase — translation MKKFSVIFPGYGLYNIEFLKKFIKKYSIIQQTFKEASDIVNYNIENYFFKKKNNFTFYNKNIYLLTFISSVAIYRLLEKEINIQPNIISGHSIGQYSALVCNKNILFKEAIKIIKIRNKIMLKAVQNIRILTLVIIGLNYNIIKKICSLISTKKKIFISIINSKKQIVITGNYSEVYTAGLIFKKKFYAKIIRLPMLIASHCLLMKNYQKEFSYYLKKIKIFTGKNPIISNHNAKIMFSKKKIYSSLTKQIYKKVQWYKSIKKIISMGIDIFIEVGPGEILTNLNKENKNISSYSTNSYKKLLLVMDIIKKL, via the coding sequence ATGAAAAAATTTTCAGTTATTTTTCCTGGATATGGATTATATAATATAGAATTTTTAAAAAAATTTATAAAGAAATATTCTATAATTCAACAAACATTTAAGGAAGCATCTGATATTGTAAATTACAATATAGAAAATTATTTTTTTAAAAAAAAAAATAATTTCACCTTTTATAATAAAAATATATATTTATTAACATTTATTTCTTCAGTTGCGATATATAGATTATTAGAAAAAGAAATAAATATTCAACCAAATATAATATCTGGACACAGTATAGGTCAATATTCTGCTTTGGTTTGTAATAAGAATATATTATTTAAAGAAGCCATTAAAATTATAAAAATACGTAATAAGATTATGTTAAAAGCAGTACAAAATATTCGGATATTAACATTAGTAATAATTGGATTAAATTATAATATTATTAAAAAAATATGTTCACTAATTTCAACAAAAAAAAAAATATTTATTTCTATTATTAATTCAAAAAAACAAATTGTTATTACTGGAAATTATTCTGAAGTATATACCGCGGGTTTAATATTTAAAAAAAAATTTTATGCAAAAATAATTCGATTACCAATGTTAATCGCGTCTCATTGCTTATTAATGAAAAATTACCAAAAAGAATTTTCTTATTATTTAAAAAAAATAAAAATTTTTACAGGAAAAAATCCTATTATTAGTAATCATAATGCAAAAATTATGTTTTCTAAAAAAAAAATATATTCTTCGTTAACCAAACAAATATATAAAAAAGTACAGTGGTATAAAAGCATAAAAAAAATCATTTCAATGGGAATAGATATTTTTATTGAAGTTGGACCTGGGGAAATACTAACAAATTTAAATAAAGAAAATAAAAATATATCATCGTATTCAACAAATAGTTATAAAAAATTATTACTTGTGATGGATATCATAAAAAAACTATGA
- the fabG gene encoding 3-oxoacyl-ACP reductase FabG yields MKKKIALITGASRGIGEKISIELANLNIFVIGTSTTKKGVEQIKKNLQKNGTGILINLLKITTIKKKIKKLINQFKKIDIFIHNSGIIHDKLLITMKDSEWNDVININLSSIFYITKIILIPMIKKKYGRIVIISSIISHMGQTGQTNYAASKSGLIGFSKSLALEVASKGITVNLVSPGYIITDMTKKILSLNKKKILKKIPMGYFGKTKDIAHVVSFLSSEKSSYITGQNIHINGGMYIDLST; encoded by the coding sequence ATGAAAAAAAAAATAGCTTTAATAACAGGGGCTAGTCGAGGTATTGGAGAAAAAATTTCAATAGAATTAGCAAATTTAAATATATTTGTAATTGGAACTTCTACCACTAAAAAAGGAGTAGAGCAAATTAAAAAAAATTTACAAAAAAATGGAACTGGTATATTAATAAATCTTTTGAAAATTACAACAATTAAAAAGAAAATTAAAAAATTAATTAATCAATTTAAAAAAATTGATATATTTATACATAATTCAGGAATAATACATGATAAACTATTAATAACTATGAAAGATTCAGAATGGAATGATGTCATTAATATTAATCTATCTTCTATATTTTATATAACTAAAATAATTTTAATACCAATGATTAAAAAAAAATATGGAAGAATAGTTATAATTAGTTCAATAATTAGTCATATGGGACAAACAGGGCAAACAAATTATGCGGCGTCAAAGTCTGGTTTAATTGGTTTTTCAAAATCTTTAGCTCTAGAAGTTGCATCAAAGGGAATTACAGTGAATTTAGTTTCTCCTGGATATATAATTACAGATATGACAAAAAAAATTCTATCATTAAATAAAAAAAAAATATTAAAAAAAATACCTATGGGTTATTTTGGAAAAACAAAAGATATTGCTCACGTTGTATCTTTTTTATCATCAGAAAAATCTTCATATATTACAGGTCAAAATATTCATATAAATGGAGGAATGTATATTGATCTTTCTACATAA
- a CDS encoding acyl carrier protein, with protein MNNILDRTKKIIKKQFQIKNKNISSNDDLKKKFKMDSLDFIELIMLLEEEFKIELFDIETEKVKTIKDIVTYIMKKIKQKK; from the coding sequence ATGAATAATATTCTTGATCGAACAAAAAAAATAATCAAAAAACAATTTCAAATAAAAAATAAAAATATTTCATCAAATGATGATTTAAAAAAAAAATTTAAAATGGATTCATTAGACTTTATAGAATTAATTATGTTATTAGAAGAAGAATTTAAAATTGAATTATTTGATATCGAAACAGAAAAAGTAAAAACCATAAAAGACATAGTAACATATATTATGAAAAAAATTAAACAAAAAAAATAG
- a CDS encoding DNA polymerase III subunit delta' C-terminal domain-containing protein yields MKNYPWLINQYKKITKKYFNNKLHPIILIQAHIGIGISQLIFNIARWILCLHKKKDNNCNQCLSCILINQKKHPDFYNVDDISKHKYIGINIIRTIIDNIYHSSQQGGAKIVYFSSINKLTIEANNALLKVIEEPPKNTIFFLNTTNINKVINTIKSRSTIYYIAPPKEKDNLLWLKERNKIYNSIQLLTALRINNNAPIITHKFLNSNELKKRNIFMIAIYQYMVNKKHIDLLTIILNYSKKKIITWICYIILDAIKYLTCKKYKIQNLDQLKLIIKIAKINNFNILITHLISWIQCKKILSYSYNIDKKLILTEQIFLLMTEILNNNNI; encoded by the coding sequence ATGAAAAATTACCCATGGTTAATTAATCAATACAAAAAAATAACAAAAAAATATTTTAATAATAAATTACATCCAATAATTTTAATTCAAGCGCATATTGGTATAGGAATATCACAACTAATTTTTAATATTGCTCGATGGATTCTTTGTTTACATAAAAAGAAAGACAATAATTGCAATCAATGTTTATCATGTATCTTAATAAATCAAAAAAAACATCCAGATTTTTATAATGTTGATGATATTTCTAAACATAAATATATTGGAATCAATATAATTCGTACTATTATAGACAATATATATCATAGTTCACAACAAGGTGGGGCAAAAATTGTTTATTTTTCATCAATTAATAAGCTAACTATAGAAGCAAATAATGCTTTATTAAAAGTAATAGAAGAACCACCGAAAAATACTATATTTTTTTTAAATACAACTAATATAAATAAAGTTATTAATACAATTAAAAGCAGATCTACAATTTACTATATAGCTCCACCAAAAGAAAAAGATAATTTACTTTGGTTAAAAGAAAGAAATAAAATTTATAATTCTATTCAATTATTAACAGCTTTACGAATCAATAATAATGCTCCTATAATTACACATAAATTTTTAAATAGTAATGAATTAAAAAAAAGAAATATATTTATGATAGCAATATATCAATATATGGTGAATAAAAAACACATTGATTTATTAACAATAATATTAAATTATAGTAAAAAAAAAATAATTACATGGATTTGTTACATTATTCTAGATGCTATAAAATATCTTACATGTAAAAAATATAAAATCCAAAATTTAGATCAACTTAAATTAATTATAAAAATAGCAAAAATAAATAATTTCAATATATTAATTACACATTTAATATCTTGGATTCAATGTAAAAAAATATTATCTTATTCATATAATATTGATAAAAAATTAATACTTACAGAACAAATTTTTTTGTTAATGACTGAAATATTAAATAATAATAACATTTAG